Proteins co-encoded in one Natronorubrum daqingense genomic window:
- a CDS encoding MTH865 family protein: MSEPDPEEIRSQLVEAFDGADYPVSNPMEFLPALPNGPATTFESGDFSMSIMELQNASDGGDSDRYPYHGPEEVADDIVDGLQDAGELPS; the protein is encoded by the coding sequence ATGTCCGAGCCAGATCCCGAAGAGATCCGATCACAGCTCGTCGAGGCGTTCGACGGTGCAGACTACCCCGTCTCGAACCCGATGGAGTTCCTCCCGGCGTTGCCAAACGGCCCGGCCACGACGTTCGAGTCGGGCGACTTCTCGATGTCGATTATGGAACTCCAGAACGCGTCCGACGGCGGCGACTCCGATCGATACCCCTACCACGGCCCCGAGGAAGTCGCCGACGACATCGTCGACGGCCTTCAAGACGCCGGCGAACTCCCGAGTTGA
- a CDS encoding acetyl-CoA acetyltransferase produces the protein MAEPIVAGVAESDLGETPDRNWLDNAGIATVRALEDAGLALEDVDGVAVAGGNDYMPALVLSEYLDLEEPSVLEGTEIGGSSFESFCGHIGDAMARGRADVVVIAYGSTRKTGPGRDQSLEITHPVDGFVRPTGLFRPPGAYAMAAQRHMHEYGTTEEQLAEIAVSTREWASMNPKAAHQDSISVDDVLESRQIAEPFNLLDCCLVSDGGGAVVLASEEKARELGVPEIAVSGVASTSTHRQDISEMPDMTTTGAAVTGPKAFEQAGITPDDVDVAQLYDSFTYTALVTLEDLGFCEKGEGGSFVEGGTTAPGGELPMNTQGGGLSYCHPGHFGVFVLIEAVRQLRGDYTGDRQVDGAEVAVAHGTGGILSSSSTVVLRREA, from the coding sequence GTGGCTGAACCGATCGTCGCCGGCGTCGCCGAGAGCGACCTCGGTGAAACACCCGACCGAAACTGGCTCGACAACGCGGGCATCGCGACCGTTCGCGCACTCGAGGACGCCGGGCTGGCACTCGAGGACGTCGACGGCGTCGCCGTCGCCGGCGGGAACGACTACATGCCCGCGCTGGTCCTCTCGGAATATCTCGACCTCGAGGAGCCGTCGGTGCTCGAGGGCACCGAAATCGGCGGCTCATCGTTCGAGAGTTTCTGCGGGCACATCGGCGACGCGATGGCTCGCGGGCGAGCGGACGTCGTCGTGATCGCCTACGGCTCGACGCGCAAGACCGGACCCGGCCGGGATCAGTCCCTCGAGATCACCCACCCCGTCGACGGGTTCGTCCGGCCGACGGGGCTCTTTCGCCCGCCCGGTGCGTACGCGATGGCCGCCCAGCGGCACATGCACGAGTACGGGACGACCGAGGAGCAATTGGCCGAAATCGCCGTCTCAACGCGCGAGTGGGCCTCAATGAACCCCAAAGCGGCACACCAGGACTCGATCAGCGTCGACGACGTCCTCGAGTCGCGTCAAATCGCGGAGCCGTTCAACCTCCTCGACTGCTGTCTCGTCTCCGACGGCGGTGGCGCGGTCGTGTTGGCCTCCGAGGAGAAGGCTCGAGAACTCGGGGTTCCCGAAATCGCCGTCTCCGGCGTCGCCTCGACGAGCACGCACCGACAGGACATCAGCGAGATGCCCGACATGACGACCACCGGCGCGGCTGTGACGGGACCGAAGGCGTTCGAACAGGCCGGGATCACCCCCGACGACGTGGACGTCGCCCAACTCTACGATTCGTTCACCTACACCGCGCTCGTGACGCTCGAGGATCTCGGCTTTTGTGAGAAAGGCGAAGGCGGCTCGTTCGTCGAAGGTGGAACCACGGCTCCGGGCGGCGAGTTGCCGATGAACACGCAGGGCGGCGGCCTGTCGTACTGCCACCCCGGCCACTTCGGCGTGTTCGTACTCATCGAGGCCGTCCGCCAACTTCGGGGCGACTACACGGGTGATCGACAGGTCGACGGCGCGGAGGTCGCCGTCGCACACGGCACCGGGGGCATCCTCTCCTCGAGTAGCACCGTCGTCCTCCGGAGGGAAGCATGA
- a CDS encoding Zn-ribbon domain-containing OB-fold protein, which yields MSGSEPAPVEDRRDSWEGPVPIPSGANETFWEATLEGELLYQRCEECGTSQLYPRAVCTGCGTTDPPFETSEGVGTVYSYTVCHVPGEPGFSDRTPYAVAAVALEEGPRLLALLDCDPEAVEVGMPLEVTFWQVSEEAAIPVFVPR from the coding sequence ATGAGCGGCTCCGAACCCGCCCCCGTCGAGGATCGACGAGACTCGTGGGAGGGGCCGGTCCCGATTCCCAGCGGCGCGAACGAGACGTTCTGGGAAGCAACGCTCGAGGGCGAGTTGCTGTACCAGCGCTGTGAGGAGTGTGGAACGTCACAGCTCTACCCGCGAGCGGTCTGTACGGGGTGTGGGACCACCGATCCGCCGTTCGAGACGAGTGAGGGCGTCGGGACGGTGTACTCCTACACCGTCTGTCACGTTCCCGGCGAACCCGGCTTTAGCGACCGCACGCCGTACGCCGTCGCCGCGGTGGCGCTCGAGGAGGGACCGCGGCTGCTCGCTTTGCTCGATTGCGATCCGGAGGCGGTCGAAGTCGGCATGCCACTCGAGGTCACGTTCTGGCAGGTCTCCGAAGAGGCGGCGATCCCGGTGTTCGTGCCTCGGTGA